The Schizosaccharomyces pombe strain 972h- genome assembly, chromosome: I genome contains a region encoding:
- the vma2 gene encoding V-type ATPase V1 subunit B, with the protein MASLFDINAAAAVKDYSIKPRLSYNTVNSITGPLVILDNIRRPQYNEIVNLNLPDGSVRSGQVLEVAGHKAIVQVFEGTSGVDVRKTTIDFTGHSMRIPVSEDMLGRVFNGSGLPIDKGPNLLAEDYLDINGSPINPYARIYPEEMIQTGISSIDGLNSIARGQKIPIFSAAGLPHNEIAAQICRQAGLVKRPTKDVHDGHEDNFSIVFAAMGVNLETARFFQRDFEENGSFERVTLFLNLANDPTIERIITPRLALSASEFLAYQTEKHVLTILTDMTSYADALREVSAAREEVPGRRGYPGYMYTDLSTIYERAGRVEGRNGSITQIPILTMPNDDITHPIPDLTGYITEGQIFVDRQLHNNAIYPPINVLPSLSRLMKSAIGEGMTRNDHGDVSNQLYAMYAIGRDAASMKSVVGEEALSQEDRLALEFLGKFEKTFISQGAYENRTIFETLDLAWSLLRIFPREMLTRIPKKILDQYYSRSSAYTESSKDVIDNTPESS; encoded by the exons ATGGCGTCGCTCTTTGATATCAATGCAGCTGCTGCTGTAAA GGATTATTCCATAAAACCTCGACTCTCTTACAATACTGTAAATTCTATTACTGGTCCTCTAGTAATTTTAGA CAACATTCGTAGACCTCAGTACAATGAGATTGTTAATCTAAACCTACCG GATGGTTCCGTTCGTTCTGGTCAAGTCTTAGAAGTTGCAGGTCATAAAGCCATTGTACAAGTTTTCGAAGGCACTTCTGGAGTCGATGTTAGAAAAACTACCATTGATTTTACTGGTCATTCCATGCGTATCCCTGTTTCAGAAGATATGCTTGGTCGTGTTTTCAATGGTTCTGGTTTACCAATTGATAAAGGACCCAACTTGCTTGCTGAAGATTATCTTGATATCAATGGTTCTCCTATCAATCCTTATGCCCGTATTTATCCCGAGGAGATGATTCAAACTGGTATATCTTCGATTGATGGTTTAAATAGTATTGCTCGTGGTCAAAAGATTCCTATCTTTTCTGCTGCTGGTCTTCCCCACAATGAAATCGCTGCTCAAATTTGTCGTCAGGCCGGTCTTGTAAAACGTCCTACTAAAGATGTTCACGATGGTCATGAAGATAACTTTTCCATCGTGTTTGCAGCAATGGGTGTTAATTTAGAAACCGCCCGTTTCTTCCAACGTGATTTCGAAGAAAATGGATCTTTTGAGCGTGTTACCCTTTTCCTTAACTTGGCCAATGACCCCACAATTGAACGTATCATTACTCCTCGTCTTGCTCTTTCAGCATCTGAATTTTTGGCTTATCAAACTGAAAAGCACGTTCTTACTATTCTTACCGACATGACTTCTTACGCAGATGCTCTTCGTGAAGTTTCAGCTGCTCGAGAGGAAGTTCCCGGACGTCGTGGTTATCCTGGTTATATGTATACTGACTTGTCTACTATTTACGAACGTGCCGGTCGTGTGGAGGGTCGTAACGGTTCAATTACTCAAATTCCTATTTTGACTATGCCTAATGACG aTATTACTCATCCCATTCCAGATTTGACTGGTTACATTACCGAGGGTCAGATTTTCGTAGATCGTCAACTTCACAACAATGCCATATATCCTCCCATTAATGTTTTGCCCTCTCTTTCTCGTCTGATGAAGTCTGCCATTGGTGAAGGAATGACTAGAAATGATCATGGTGATGTTTCTAACCAGCTGTATGCAATGTATGCCATCGGTCGTGATGCTGCTTCCATGAAATCAGTAGTTGGCGAGGAAGCCCTTTCTCAAGAAGATCGCCTTGCTCTTGAATTTTTGggtaaatttgaaaagacTTTCATTAGTCAAGGTGCTTACGAGAATCGTactatttttgaaacactGGATTTGGCTTGGTCCCTCCTTCGCATCTTCCCTCGTGAGATGTTAACTCGTATTCCTAAGAAGATTTTGGATCAATATTATTCAAGATCCTCTGCCTATACTGAATCTTCCAAAGATGTTATAGACAACACTCCTGAAAGCTCTTAG
- the but1 gene encoding thioredoxin family protein But1 produces MEIDQNLFQFPISTRDAVHEKNCTLRVKSTKKRRSSTKDEETRGMHPHIKSSFRNGMNHARVIREEDMEVVFEPCFINLSKPVYVVNGIGGINEIHKLPILFSSFVLCFFGNVSGDYGYVDNVPLHISVISHFYPCLQSYNTDVIGITTDTVENICQWKAHLPRALQFSLPVISDSNNEICREMGMLHPLGGAKLALDAIVIIDSIGRRRDILPIRTTTCVSTLITAVQETVRFLAIENGRLL; encoded by the coding sequence ATGGAAATCGACCAAAACCTTTTCCAGTTTCCCATTTCGACTCGTGATGCTGTTCACGAGAAAAATTGTACTTTAAGAGTTAAatctacaaaaaaaagaagaagctcTACGAAAGATGAAGAAACGCGTGGTATGCATCCCCATATAAAGAGTTCGTTTAGGAACGGAATGAACCATGCACGTGTCATTAGGGAAGAAGATATGGAAGTAGTATTTGAACCATGTTTCATTAATCTTTCCAAACCCGTTTACGTTGTAAATGGTATCGGTGgaataaatgaaattcaTAAATTACCTATACTATTCTCTTCATTTGTTCTCTGTTTCTTTGGTAATGTCAGCGGTGATTATGGTTATGTTGACAACGTCCCACTTCACATATCTGTCATTAGTCACTTTTATCCATGTCTGCAATCCTACAACACAGATGTGATTGGTATCACTACTGATACGGTTGAAAATATATGTCAATGGAAAGCCCATCTGCCTCGTGCTCTACAATTTTCATTACCAGTTATTTCGGATTCTAACAATGAAATTTGTAGAGAGATGGGAATGCTGCATCCTCTTGGAGGAGCAAAATTAGCTTTGGATGCAATTGTAATTATAGATTCCATAGGGCGTCGACGCGACATCCTTCCCATTCGTACTACCACTTGTGTATCTACTTTAATAACAGCAGTTCAAGAAACTGTTCGATTTTTGGCAATTGAAAATGGAAGGTTGCTTTAA
- the tpr1 gene encoding RNA polymerase II-associated Paf1 complex subunit Tpr1 encodes MEGFTLETHASRIIEVPLLGQEDQSVEIDCSSLPSDATELCEILVNEQAPREFWTKFAHEYYIRGLREQAILILKSGLETLKDSESLCILNANIAAIYLSMAREAMLKKDTDLRDEQLRNVRTYLEAANNIDSKSEINVLLHGIYRILLNPTDKESLENAARCFDFVLQKSGGNILGFLGKARILYAKGNYRSALKLYQRALVSNPQFKPDPRIGIGLCFWNLDMKTDALSAWTRVQQLDPKNTVVDTYIGLYYYDLAFQNVNNDSFVQNYGKALQHIQRAFKTRNNDPVASSILERYVYSKKNYEGCIKLAENVIQNSFSSSLIADGYYWMGRAYHQMGNNEKAMASYQKAKAADDRHLLSSVGIGQIQILQNDLTSAKLTFERIAEQNQSCFEALVVLGCLHASDSKPDLTKARMLLDRAFNLVGSSKLPRVVDSDLYITQARLWEKEDTKKSLGFLTRALDFLESAHMSVGPELLNNIAVLQYHLGLIPEAHGNIIKAKSVLPDANPELSLLLDYNLARCEEELGNTSVASEAYVSILEKHPSFIDARIRKCLLQLSNPNEETFKEIRHIMNADSQNLEVRAFFGWYLSKQKRRPVEDPEVRHCSQTLRHWHDDIYSLVQLGNAYMRQAREFRVHNDREKLKRQKLYIKAIQSYDQAIKFDPKNAHAAQGIAIILAQNRQFSKALLILSKVREAIKDATTLINIGNCLAELKQFSRAIEVFETVYSSTGESDTYGVLSCLGRVWLQRGRESKNVDYLKESVRYATLALEKNPENPSLLFNVAFVQFQLCELIRQKPENSRTVEDLNFAMQQLDASIETFTKLVSVEHPPYSPTSIEQRAKMAKNTTKRQLERAIQAQIEYEKSVAAKLEDARIQREKEKARRLAEEEALLKEKQERERQLQEERQKMQEEVLEWRKSQQKASEDDMSLSDDEEKQSGKKKKKDRKKRKSKSKQESSDSGVSEDDEIPLSDARNKTKKRRVNRRVISEEYTFDQDSDAEGNQEEEVSRTIEEKQDNDITDNQDDNKELNLFSEEDEE; translated from the coding sequence ATGGAGGGTTTTACCTTGGAAACCCATGCATCGCGAATTATCGAAGTTCCTTTACTTGGTCAGGAGGACCAGTCGGTGGAAATCGATTGTTCTAGCTTACCAAGCGATGCCACGGAGTTGTGTGAAATTTTGGTGAATGAACAAGCTCCCAGAGAATTTTGGACGAAGTTTGCTCACGAATACTACATTCGTGGTTTACGAGAACAGGCCATCCTAATCCTTAAGAGTGGGTTGGAAACGCTGAAAGATTCAGAAAGTCTGTGCATCCTAAATGCCAATATCGCTGCCATTTATTTGTCAATGGCTCGAGAGGCCATGCTTAAAAAGGATACAGACTTGCGGGACGAGCAGTTACGAAACGTACGTACATACCTCGAAGCTGCCAACAACATCGACTCAAAATCAGAAATTAATGTCTTGCTGCATGGAATTTACAGAATTTTATTGAACCCCACAGATAAGGAGTCCTTGGAAAATGCAGCTCGCTGCTTTGATTTTGTGTTGCAGAAATCCGGAGGAAACATCCTTGGTTTTCTTGGAAAAGCGCGAATCTTGTATGCAAAAGGAAATTATCGTTCCGCCTTAAAGCTTTATCAGCGTGCCCTTGTCTCCAATCCACAGTTCAAGCCCGATCCTCGCATTGGTATAGGTCTTTGCTTTTGGAATTTGGATATGAAAACGGATGCCTTATCGGCTTGGACTCGTGTACAGCAGCTTGATCCAAAAAACACAGTGGTGGATACCTATATTGGACTTTACTATTACGATCTCGCTTTCCAAAACGTCAATAACGACAGTTTCGTCCAAAATTACGGAAAAGCTTTACAACATATTCAAAGAGCATTTAAAACCAGAAACAACGATCCTGTTGCTTCTAGCATTTTGGAAAGATATGtttattccaaaaaaaattatgaagGCTGTATCAAGTTGGCTGAGAACGttattcaaaattctttttcctctaGCCTGATTGCCGACGGCTATTACTGGATGGGTCGTGCTTACCATCAAATGGGTAATAACGAAAAGGCCATGGCTAGTTATCAAAAGGCCAAAGCAGCAGATGATCGACATCTGCTGTCCAGCGTTGGAATCGGTCAAATTCagattttacaaaatgatTTAACCAGTGCCAAATTGACGTTTGAACGTATTGCTGAGCAGAATCAAAGTTGTTTTGAGGCTCTAGTCGTCCTCGGTTGTCTTCATGCCTCAGATTCGAAGCCAGACCTTACAAAAGCTCGTATGTTGCTCGATCGGGCCTTTAACCTTGTCGGAAGCTCAAAGCTTCCACGGGTTGTTGACTCCGACCTCTATATTACCCAGGCTAGATTGTGGGAGAAGGAGGACACCAAAAAAAGTCTCGGATTTCTTACCAGAGCTCTGGATTTTCTAGAAAGCGCTCATATGTCTGTAGGTCCTGAATTGTTAAACAACATTGCAGTCTTGCAGTACCATTTGGGCCTAATTCCTGAAGCACATGGAAATATTATCAAGGCGAAAAGCGTTTTACCAGATGCCAATCCTGAATTAAGCTTGCTCTTGGATTACAATCTTGCACGTTGTGAAGAAGAATTGGGTAACACTTCTGTAGCTAGTGAAGCGTATGTTTCGATTCTCGAAAAACATCCATCTTTTATTGATGCCCGTATTCGCAAATGTTTACTTCAGTTATCCAATCCTAACGAGGAAACGTTTAAAGAAATTCGTCATATCATGAACGCAGATTCTCAAAATTTAGAGGTTCGAGCATTTTTTGGTTGGTATTTGAGTAAACAAAAGCGTCGCCCAGTAGAAGATCCTGAAGTTAGACACTGCTCTCAGACCCTTAGACATTGGCACGATGACATTTACTCCCTAGTTCAACTCGGTAATGCCTATATGAGACAGGCAAGAGAGTTTCGTGTACATAATGATCGtgaaaagttaaaaagGCAAAAACTTTACATCAAAGCTATTCAGTCTTATGATCAAGCTATTAAATTTGATCCAAAAAACGCACACGCTGCCCAGGGTATTGCCATTATATTAGCACAAAACAGGCAATTTTCTAAAGCTCTACTTATTTTGAGTAAGGTTCGTGAAGCAATTAAGGATGCTACAACACTCATAAACATTGGCAATTGCCTTGCAGAACTCAAACAGTTCAGTCGTGCTATTGAGGTATTTGAAACCGTGTATTCTAGTACCGGAGAAAGTGATACTTATGGTGTATTGAGCTGTTTAGGCCGAGTTTGGCTACAGCGTGGTCGCGAAAGCAAAAACGTCGactatttaaaagaatccGTGCGATATGCTACATTagctttagaaaaaaatcccGAGAATCCAAGCCTTTTATTTAACGTTGCCTTTGTACAATTCCAGCTATGTGAGCTCATCCGTCAGAAACCCGAGAACAGTAGAACTGTTGAGGATCTGAACTTTGCAATGCAACAGCTTGACGCATCGATTGAAACTTTTACCAAACTGGTGTCTGTCGAACATCCACCCTATTCTCCTACCAGTATTGAACAACGTGCAAAGATGGCTAAAAATACTACTAAGCGTCAATTGGAGCGCGCTATTCAAGCGCAAATCGAATATGAGAAGAGTGTTGCTGCCAAACTTGAAGATGCTAGGATTCAAAGGGAAAAGGAGAAGGCTCGAAGATTGGCAGAGGAAGAAGCTTTACTTAAGGAAAAGCAAGAACGTGAGAGGCAACTTCAGGAAGAGCGACAAAAGATGCAAGAAGAAGTTTTGGAGTGGAGAAAGAGTCAGCAGAAGGCTTCTGAAGATGATATGAGCTTGTCTGATGACGAAGAAAAACAGTCAGgcaagaagaaaaagaaagatcGAAAAAAGCGTAAATCTAAATCGAAACAGGAATCCTCGGATAGCGGAGTAAGCGAAGATGATGAAATACCATTGAGCGATGCCagaaataaaactaaaaaacGTCGTGTTAATAGAAGAGTCATATCCGAAGAGTATACTTTTGACCAGGATAGTGACGCGGAGGGAAATCAAGAAGAGGAGGTTTCTCGTACTATCGAAGAAAAGCAGGATAACGATATCACAGACAATCAAGATGACAATAAAGAGTTAAATCTATTCTCTgaagaggatgaagaataa
- the ssm4 gene encoding dynactin microtubule-binding subunit, p150-Glued Ssm4, whose protein sequence is MSYLSVGDEVLIRGELGIVRFAGSTDFESGIWLGVELLNGKGKNDGSVKGKRYFSCEKGKGIFVRACSSNVMKRPSVVKSRKKGSENISNFMEKTKAIKQKSRREPSKFERSLARPLCITPIDSSTPTKTATFYTSSTTENLDELNFSTEELSSFDTTLLNSDTSKLSGLDDSSFMEEEFVWQVDNVLQECEKKFTPHSKGSYLKENLKSELRKGRLDELMCENTALKEKIDKLNKELEKVEPQLTFLRSKNSIEKPRNFRREKFLKKFLAMQKEIKYLRKRKLQIRKIPNYKYSDRSLNSKTPKSQDNWTTQVTPSSLLGVSEVSKVLQLKQVQVDITELVKIPKNPFSEKLTISNVNRYLNIVPGSLDLQFSLTNENFVHWNSTVYQELLNLKSNNSSVDGVKTRRQLLEENALLSHKVLKLTEEIQDLETLNQLNTEIEARQSEKLNEVQEETQRLSQLLISSQPALTEVKHLKLCLSDSQEELLQLNAKLEKANIVIDELNSAKLKLSKQVEEESSMKDDLTEMNQRLKEQIESYENEVNSEITSRTLKEFETLKTQYEKNLCNLREQLKTARMKLADKYPQGDNTSENIDWLKHSLRDSNTENSIPSPLTFACKEIRKLVADIKPVSVEKQLALNWKKDIERPSFHHNQQLFNYCQLTDILSKKC, encoded by the coding sequence atgagTTATTTGTCCGTCGGGGATGAAGTCCTCATCCGTGGAGAATTAGGAATAGTTCGATTTGCCGGTAGTACTGATTTTGAAAGTGGTATTTGGTTAGGCGTAGAATTGTTAAatggaaaaggaaaaaatgatgGAAGCGTAAAAGGGAAACGATATTTTTCATGTGAGAAAGGAAAAGGGATATTTGTACGCGCATGCTCTTCGAATGTGATGAAAAGACCAAGTGTCGTCAAGTCAAGGAAAAAAGGATCAGAAAAcatatcaaattttatggaaaaaactaaagcaattaaacaaaaatcacGTAGGGAGCcctcaaaatttgaaagatcATTGGCACGCCCATTGTGCATTACACCTATTGATTCGTCTACTCCCACAAAGACAGCTACGTTTTATACTTCATCTACAACTGAAAATCTAGATGagctaaatttttcaacagAAGAATTATCAAGTTTTGACACTACTTTGTTAAACTCAGATACGAGCAAATTGTCTGGGCTTGACGATAGTAGTTTTATGGAAGAGGAATTTGTATGGCAAGTTGACAACGTTTTGCAGGAatgtgaaaaaaaatttactccTCATTCAAAGGGaagttatttaaaagagaaTTTAAAGTCAGAATTAAGGAAGGGTCGTTTGGATGAATTGATGTGTGAAAATACCGccttaaaagaaaaaattgataaattaaataaggAATTAGAGAAAGTTGAACCTCAGTTGACATTCCTTCGCAGTAAAAACAGTATTGAAAAACCTCGGAATTTTAGGCGTGAAAagtttctcaaaaaattcttGGCTATGcagaaagaaataaagtATCTAAGAAAGCGAAAGTTGCAAATTCGAAAGATTCCTAATTATAAGTACTCTGATCGAAGTTTGAATTCCAAAACTCCTAAAAGCCAGGACAACTGGACTACACAAGTTACACCATCTAGTCTCCTTGGGGTCTCAGAGGTTTCTAAGGTTTTGCAATTAAAACAGGTTCAGGTCGACATAACTGAGCTTGTAAAAATTCCTAAAAACCCGTTTTCTGAGAAATTGACAATATCTAACGTGAATAGATACTTAAATATTGTACCGGGAAGTTTGGATTtacaattttcattaacaaatgaaaattttgtacATTGGAATAGCACAGTTTATCAAGAATTATTAAACTTAAAGTCCAACAACTCTTCAGTGGATGGTGTGAAGACAAGAAGGCAACTGTTGGAGGAAAATGCTTTGTTGTCTCATAAAGTATTAAAACTAACAGAAGAAATTCAAGACTTGGAAACTTTGAATCAGCTAAACACTGAAATAGAAGCAAGACAATCGGAAAAGTTAAATGAGGTGCAAGAGGAAACTCAAAGGCTATCTCAGTTACTAATATCTTCTCAACCTGCTTTGACAGAAGTTAAACATTTGAAACTATGCTTATCAGACTCTCAAGAGGAATTATTGCAATTAAATGCAAAACTTGAGAAAGCAAATATTGTAATAGACGAGTTAAACAGTGCAAAATTGAAACTATCAAAACAAGTGGAGGAGGAAAGTAGTATGAAAGACGACCTTACAGAAATGAACCAACGTTTAAAAGAACAAATTGAATCATACGAGAATGAAGTTAACTCTGAAATCACTTCTAGAACattgaaagaatttgaaaCATTAAAGACACAGTATGAGAAAAATCTTTGTAATTTAAGAGAACAGCTAAAGACCGCAAGGATGAAACTGGCCGATAAATATCCACAAGGTGACAATACTAGTGAAAATATAGACTGGCTCAAACACAGTTTACGGGATTCTAATACTGAAAACTCAATTCCAAGCCCATTGACCTTTGCCTGCAAGGAGATAAGAAAATTAGTTGCAGATATTAAACCCGTTTCAGTAGAAAAGCAGCTGGCCttgaattggaaaaaagatATCGAGCGACCCAGTTTTCATCACAATCAACAGCTATTTAATTATTGTCAGTTAACAGACattctttccaaaaaatgctaA
- the ypp1 gene encoding cargo transport protein Ypp1 — MFSAKAKTYELKLEQTRCNGDWQAIPEVARKLHKHNSSKSFVCELAKIEASLKSALTAELKNIANVLEPKLIDNQYSLIPALPSARTDPLLSQLNSLNIQNATEDEKLQETSIRLLLYIVQRKFPEAVDLDWSPQGIPWTETSTGICILQATVLSSLAQYAQANDEVAYQYVRSAIGLIQNANIGKKPLPELTRWCDLAYSLYAQMSVSACSSQLERANILTTCLSYFTEHKSVNLLYKLVTSRQAIKYLEHILRTNTNGSKIFTKSPVKNLYLNWPQLVLDYGSLLCNFTSFPKAGDQNMFAVEFIELATSIWINTEKSYDITVSLIRMLYQLTGKCFQAQQIFRSLVFFLRHIEEFEEASEAFEIYKFLCVKSHERLARKNSDVAGSFSDIKPVFVDEPKSIIEVCSVMMTVYAQYLRNLKKVSEILDYITKIASDYDLLKRDDIAPLIYHTEGVAYSFMYYQANNPSLRERYHQKSVQSYQKCLEKQPTNTNALFHLAMQYSERRAITDAMQIVRRLLEVNPKYSIVSWHLLVLCVSCSEQYAAGIKLIDSVFETWGINHVNEDGTIEISLTNLTFNDRCALVDLLITKLALFEAEKGVEATLDIQDEIFTLFASIFDLNEYRISKEGSSDELSTLLERSTIQSIKSSKKISKDVENEKGSILGFSRKSSLKRSTVLSKKSHSSYKENFQLRRGKTVSYLNQKLWLTAASLFLKSGNDDQARSALLEAKKIDHECAWVYYLNGLSLLQQGKEVEGYEQLDVAHYLDPEDPLISTALAKCLLQGGYGPMHSRRNRADAILSSCTLQYGWDLPEAWYYTAEIFRQLGDLKQAAFSYDYCIQLADTNPVRRWSNLQPRFMNV; from the exons atgtTTTCC GCTAAAGCAAAAACCTATGAACTAAAACTAGAACAAACAAGATGTAATGGAGATTGGCAGGCAATTCCTGAGGTTGCTAGAAAATTGCATAAGCATAACTCTTCAAAGTCCT TCGTTTGTgaattagcaaaaattgaagctTCTCTTAAATCAGCATTAACTGCtgaactaaaaaatattgcaaACGTTTTGGAGCCTAAATTAATAGATAATCAGTATTCCCTAATTCCGGCTTTACCCAGTGCTCGTACCGACCCTCTTCTAAGTCAATTAAACTCATTGAACATTCAAAATGCCACAGAAGATGAGAAGCTTCAGGAGACATCCATACGCTTGTTATTATACATTGTACAGCGTAAATTTCCCGAAGCCGTAGATTTAGATTGGTCTCCTCAAGGAATTCCGTGGACTGAAACTTCCACTGGTATATGCATCCTACAAGCAACAGTGCTATCATCGCTAGCTCAATATGCTCAAGCTAACGATGAAGTTGCATATCAATACGTTCGTTCGGCCATTGGCTTAATTCAAAATGCCAATATTGGCAAGAAGCCTTTACCGGAACTTACAAGATGGTGCGATCTTGCATATTCATTGTATGCTCAAATGTCTGTAAGCGCTTGTTCGAGTCAATTAGAAAGAGCTAATATACTTACTACATGCTTGAGCTATTTTACCGAGCATAAGTCCGTGAATTTGCTTTATAAACTAGTTACCAGCAGACAAgctattaaatatttggaaCATATTTTAAGAACTAATACAAATggatcaaaaatttttactaaaagTCCGgttaaaaatctttatttaaattggCCTCAACTTGTCCTCGATTATGGGTCTTTGTTATGTAACTTTACCTCTTTTCCTAAAGCTGGTGATCAAAACATGTTCGCCGTTGAATTTATTGAACTTGCAACATCAATATGGATAAACACAGAGAAATCTTACGATATCACTGTCAGCTTGATTCGAATGCTTTATCAGCTTACTGGAAAATGCTTCCAAGCACAACAAATTTTTCGTTCtttggtattttttttaaggcATATTGaggaatttgaagaagctaGCGAggcttttgaaatttacaaGTTTCTATGCGTAAAATCTCACGAACGGTTAgcaagaaaaaattcagatGTCGCTGGCTCTTTTTCTGATATCAAACCAGTGTTTGTTGATGAACCGAAAAGTATTATTGAAGTATGCTCCGTTATGATGACCGTTTATGCGCAATATCTTcgtaatttgaaaaaagtttcTGAAATACTTgattatattacaaaaattgcttCTGATTATGATTTACTGAAACGTGACGATATTGCTCCTTTAATTTATCATACAGAAGGAGTTGCTTATTCTTTCATGTATTATCAAGCTAACAACCCTTCGTTAAGGGAAAGATATCACCAGAAGAGCGTCCAATCTTACCAGAAATGTCTAGAAAAGCAACCAACCAATACAAATGCACTTTTCCATTTGGCTATGCAATATTCGGAGAGACGTGCCATTACTGATGCAATGCAAATTGTTCGGCGACTTCTTGAGGTGAACCCTAAGTACAGTATTGTATCTTGGCATCTTTTGGTTTTGTGTGTGTCTTGTTCTGAACAATACGCAGCAGGAATTAAGCTGATCGATAGTGTATTTGAAACTTGGGGCATTAATCATGTCAATGAAGATGGCACTATTGAGATTAGTTTGACAAATTTGACATTTAATGACCGCTGCGCTTTGGTCGATTTATTGATTACGAAACTAGCTCTTTTTGAAGCCGAAAAAGGCGTAGAAGCTACTCTGGATATCCAGGatgaaatatttacattatttgctagtatttttgatttgaatGAGTACAGGATATCAAAGGAAGGATCGTCAGATGAATTATCAACGCTTTTAGAACGATCGACTATTCAATCCATTAAATCATCCAAGAAAATCTCTAAAGATGtggaaaatgaaaaaggaagTATTCTTGGGTTTTCCAGGAAATCATCGCTTAAGAGATCTACTGttttaagcaaaaaatcCCACTCTTCctataaagaaaattttcagTTACGTCGTGGTAAAACCGTATCATATCTCAATCAGAAGCTTTGGCTTACCGCTGCATCTCTTTTCCTTAAAAGTGGAAATGATGATCAAGCACGAAGCGCTTTACTAGaagctaaaaaaatagacCATGAATGTGCTTGGGTGTACTATTTAAATGGTTTATCTTTACTACAACAGGGAAAAGAAGTTGAAGGGTATGAGCAACTTGACGTTGCTCATTATTTAGACCCGGAGGATCCCTTAATTTCGACGGCCCTTGCAAAGTGTCTTTTACAAGGTGGCTATGGGCCTATGCATTCTCGTAGAAATAGAGCAGATGCTATTTTATCGAGCTGTACTTTGCAGTATGGCTGGGATCTACCAGAAGCTTGGTATTATACTGCAGAAATATTTCGTCAACTCGGTGATTTAAAACAAGCTGCGTTTTCGTATGATTATTGCATCCAGCTAGCTGATACAAACCCTGTACGCCGATGGAGTAACTTGCAGCCTAGGTTTATGAACGTTTAA